From the Rhodothalassiaceae bacterium genome, one window contains:
- the putR gene encoding AsnC family transcriptional regulator → MARVKLDAVDMKILSILQQEGRITNVDLAERVGITAPPCLRRVRALEEAGYIKGYHAELDQEMLGYGITVFALVSLKSQAEADLQAFERKVQSWPMVRECYMLNGEIDFILKIVARDLAEFQRFLTTELTAAENVEHVKTSLTIRCSKHLPGVPLPAASEKAA, encoded by the coding sequence ATGGCACGCGTGAAGCTCGATGCGGTGGACATGAAGATTCTCTCGATCCTCCAGCAGGAGGGTCGCATCACGAACGTGGATCTGGCCGAGCGGGTGGGAATCACGGCGCCGCCGTGTCTGAGGCGGGTGCGGGCGCTGGAGGAGGCCGGCTACATCAAGGGCTATCACGCCGAGCTCGACCAGGAGATGCTCGGCTACGGGATCACGGTGTTCGCGCTGGTCTCGCTCAAGAGCCAGGCGGAGGCCGATCTGCAGGCCTTCGAGCGCAAGGTCCAGAGCTGGCCGATGGTGCGCGAGTGCTACATGCTCAACGGCGAGATCGACTTCATCCTCAAGATCGTCGCCCGCGATCTGGCCGAGTTCCAGCGCTTCCTGACCACGGAGCTGACGGCGGCCGAGAATGTCGAGCATGTGAAGACCTCGCTGACCATCCGCTGCTCGAAGCATCTGCCCGGCGTGCCCCTGCCCGCGGCCAGCGAAAAGGCGGCGTGA